A region of Terriglobales bacterium DNA encodes the following proteins:
- the atpA gene encoding F0F1 ATP synthase subunit alpha — protein MAQIKADEITKILREQIENYESRVAVDEVGSIISLGDGIARVHGLDKVMAGELLSFPHGLAGIALNLEEDQVGAVLLGDYTEISEGDEVKRTGRIMSVPVGEAMVGRVVNALGEPIDDKGPVATDKVITLERLAPGVVDRQPVREPMATGLKAIDSMIPIGRGQRELIIGDRQTGKTAVALDTIINNKGGDLICIYCAIGQKRSSVAQVVKILTDYGAMDYTIVVAATASEPAPMQYIAPYTACAMGEYFRDSGRHALCIYDDLSKHAASYREISLLLRRPPGREAYPGDVFYLHSRLLERAAKLNNKLGGGSLTALPIIETQAGDVSAYIPTNVISITDGQIYLETDLFNSGIRPAVNVGLSVSRVGGNAQIKAMRQVAGTLRLDLAQFRELAAFAQFGSDLDKATQAQLNRGRRLTEILKQDQYSPLPVERQVLILFAGTSGALDDLPVEQCREFERGLFKHVETMSPALLRTIAEKKVLDDAIKADLTKLIVEFKQRFVSERQAASAHK, from the coding sequence ATGGCACAGATCAAGGCTGACGAAATCACTAAGATCCTGCGCGAGCAGATCGAGAACTACGAATCGCGGGTCGCGGTGGACGAGGTCGGCTCCATCATCTCCCTGGGCGACGGCATCGCCCGCGTGCACGGCCTGGACAAGGTGATGGCGGGCGAGCTGCTCTCCTTCCCCCACGGCCTGGCCGGCATCGCCCTGAACCTGGAGGAAGACCAGGTGGGCGCGGTGCTGCTGGGCGACTACACCGAGATCAGCGAGGGCGACGAGGTCAAGCGCACAGGGCGCATCATGAGCGTGCCGGTGGGCGAGGCCATGGTGGGGCGCGTGGTCAACGCGCTGGGCGAGCCCATCGACGACAAAGGGCCGGTCGCGACCGACAAGGTCATCACCCTGGAGCGCCTGGCGCCGGGGGTGGTGGACCGGCAGCCGGTGCGCGAGCCCATGGCCACGGGTCTGAAGGCCATCGACAGCATGATCCCCATCGGCCGCGGGCAGCGCGAGCTCATCATCGGCGACCGGCAGACGGGGAAGACCGCGGTGGCGCTGGACACCATCATCAACAACAAGGGCGGAGACCTGATCTGCATCTACTGCGCCATCGGGCAGAAGCGCTCTTCGGTGGCCCAAGTGGTGAAGATCCTGACAGATTACGGCGCCATGGACTACACCATCGTGGTGGCGGCCACGGCTTCCGAGCCCGCGCCCATGCAGTACATCGCGCCCTACACCGCCTGCGCCATGGGCGAATACTTCCGCGATTCCGGGCGGCACGCGCTGTGCATCTACGACGACCTCTCCAAGCACGCCGCCTCGTATCGCGAGATCTCGCTGCTGCTGCGGCGGCCGCCGGGGCGCGAGGCCTATCCCGGCGACGTCTTCTACCTGCACTCGCGCCTACTGGAGCGCGCTGCCAAGCTCAACAACAAGCTGGGCGGAGGCTCCCTCACCGCTCTGCCCATCATCGAGACCCAGGCGGGCGACGTCTCCGCCTACATCCCCACCAATGTCATCTCCATCACCGATGGGCAGATCTACCTGGAGACCGACCTGTTCAACAGCGGCATCCGGCCGGCGGTGAACGTGGGCCTGTCGGTGAGCCGCGTGGGCGGCAACGCGCAAATCAAAGCTATGCGGCAGGTGGCGGGCACGCTGCGGCTCGACCTGGCGCAGTTCCGCGAGTTGGCGGCCTTCGCGCAGTTCGGCAGCGACCTGGACAAGGCCACGCAGGCACAGCTCAACCGCGGCCGGCGGCTGACCGAGATCCTCAAGCAGGACCAGTACTCGCCCCTGCCGGTAGAGCGGCAGGTGCTCATCCTGTTTGCCGGGACCAGCGGCGCGCTGGACGATCTGCCGGTGGAGCAGTGCCGCGAGTTCGAGCGTGGCCTGTTCAAGCACGTGGAGACCATGAGCCCGGCACTGTTGCGCACCATCGCCGAGAAGAAGGTGCTCGACGACGCCATCAAAGCGGATCTCACGAAGCTGATTGTGGAGTTCAAACA